A region of Burkholderiales bacterium JOSHI_001 DNA encodes the following proteins:
- a CDS encoding TRAP transporter, 4TM/12TM fusion protein (PFAM: DctM-like transporters~TIGRFAM: TRAP transporter, 4TM/12TM fusion protein) produces the protein MSITAVDDKHLQDLEQKFDPEMRFRPTLPPASTVLKALLIALSCFHYYTAGFGLLRETTHRGVHLAFVLGLIFIVFAFNKKFQDSPRPASTWAPGGVPLVDWLLAGAVAVSVLYIPYVFDDLAFRVGNPAPLDVAMGSVLLLLLLEATRRSMGWPLPVIALLFMGYALAGPVFPGLLQHAGASWSQLVNHQYLTSQGVYGVAVGVVATYVFHFVLFGVLATRIGLGQLFLDIASSIAGRYAGGPAKVSVFGSALFGMLSGSSVANAVTVGSLTIPAMIRVGYKREFAGAVEAASSTGGQITPPVLGAAAFLMIEFLAVPYQTIITAAVVPAFMHFFGVFMQVHFEAKRHGLRGLTEAEMPQLRRSLAERWPTLIPLALLISILVSGRTPYLAAFAGISSCAIVGLTTRARGNRAANWGLLLALHMVLLVLCFGGMRQESLKTGIFLAALVATPLLLRGLKVQGRIGSAVLVEAFETGAKYALAVGAAAAAVGIVIGVVTLTGVGFKLSTIITGAAQGLAGNVGALLPAGCVDARTLTLLAALVMTGLVCILLGCGIPTTANYIIMVTVAAPTLVLLGVEPLVAHFFVFYYGVLADITPPVALAAYAAAGMAGSDPFKTGNMAFRLGMAKALVPFVFVLSPSLLIVAKGFTLQDFAITFVGCVLGISLLAAALSKYLLVEMNRWEQAVCFAAALLMVFPGLASTLAGVALALPVLLRQWTASRAVGGALTRG, from the coding sequence ATGAGCATCACGGCAGTGGACGACAAGCACCTGCAGGACCTGGAGCAGAAGTTCGACCCCGAGATGCGCTTTCGGCCCACGCTGCCGCCGGCGTCCACGGTGCTGAAGGCGCTGCTGATCGCGCTGTCCTGCTTCCACTACTACACCGCCGGTTTCGGCCTGTTGCGCGAAACCACACACCGCGGCGTGCACCTGGCCTTTGTGCTGGGCTTGATCTTCATCGTCTTCGCCTTCAACAAGAAATTCCAGGACAGCCCGCGCCCGGCCAGTACCTGGGCGCCGGGCGGTGTGCCGCTGGTCGACTGGCTGCTGGCCGGGGCCGTGGCGGTGTCGGTGCTGTACATCCCCTATGTGTTCGACGACCTGGCCTTCCGGGTCGGCAACCCCGCCCCGCTGGACGTGGCGATGGGCTCGGTGCTGCTGCTGCTGCTGCTGGAAGCCACGCGCCGCAGCATGGGCTGGCCGCTGCCGGTGATTGCGCTGCTGTTCATGGGCTACGCGCTGGCCGGGCCGGTGTTCCCCGGGCTGCTGCAGCACGCCGGGGCCAGCTGGTCGCAGCTGGTCAACCACCAGTACCTCACCAGCCAGGGTGTCTACGGCGTGGCGGTGGGTGTGGTGGCCACCTATGTCTTCCACTTCGTGCTGTTCGGCGTGCTGGCCACGCGCATCGGCCTGGGGCAGTTGTTCCTGGACATTGCCTCCAGCATCGCCGGGCGCTATGCCGGCGGGCCGGCGAAGGTCAGCGTGTTCGGCTCGGCGCTGTTCGGCATGCTGTCGGGCAGCTCGGTGGCCAATGCGGTGACGGTGGGCTCGCTCACCATTCCCGCCATGATCCGCGTGGGCTACAAGCGCGAATTCGCCGGCGCGGTGGAAGCGGCCTCATCCACCGGCGGGCAGATCACACCGCCGGTGCTGGGCGCGGCGGCTTTCCTGATGATCGAGTTCCTGGCCGTGCCCTACCAAACCATCATCACGGCGGCGGTGGTGCCGGCCTTCATGCACTTCTTCGGTGTGTTCATGCAGGTGCACTTCGAAGCCAAGCGCCACGGCCTGCGCGGCCTGACCGAAGCGGAAATGCCGCAGCTGCGCCGGTCGCTGGCCGAACGCTGGCCCACGCTGATCCCGCTGGCGTTGCTGATCAGCATCCTGGTGTCGGGCCGCACGCCCTACCTGGCGGCGTTTGCCGGCATCAGCAGCTGCGCCATCGTGGGTCTTACCACGCGGGCGCGTGGCAACCGGGCGGCGAACTGGGGCCTGCTGCTGGCGCTGCACATGGTGCTGCTGGTGCTGTGCTTCGGCGGCATGCGCCAGGAAAGCCTGAAGACGGGGATCTTCCTGGCCGCGCTGGTGGCCACGCCGCTGCTGCTGCGCGGCCTGAAGGTGCAGGGCCGCATCGGCTCGGCCGTGCTGGTGGAAGCCTTCGAAACCGGCGCCAAGTACGCGCTGGCCGTGGGCGCCGCCGCCGCGGCGGTGGGCATCGTCATCGGCGTGGTCACGCTCACTGGCGTGGGTTTCAAGCTGTCCACCATCATCACCGGTGCGGCCCAGGGCCTGGCCGGCAACGTGGGCGCGCTGCTGCCCGCAGGCTGTGTGGACGCGCGCACGCTCACGCTGCTGGCCGCCCTGGTGATGACCGGGCTGGTGTGCATCCTGCTGGGCTGCGGCATTCCCACCACGGCCAACTACATCATCATGGTGACGGTGGCCGCGCCCACGCTGGTGCTGCTGGGCGTGGAGCCGCTGGTGGCGCACTTTTTCGTCTTTTATTACGGGGTGCTGGCCGACATCACCCCGCCGGTGGCGCTGGCGGCCTATGCCGCGGCGGGCATGGCCGGCAGCGACCCCTTCAAGACCGGCAACATGGCCTTCCGCCTGGGCATGGCCAAGGCCCTGGTGCCTTTTGTGTTCGTGCTGTCGCCGTCGCTTCTGATCGTGGCCAAAGGCTTCACGCTGCAGGATTTCGCCATCACCTTCGTGGGCTGCGTGCTGGGCATCAGTCTCCTGGCGGCCGCGCTGTCGAAGTACCTGCTGGTGGAGATGAACCGCTGGGAGCAGGCCGTGTGCTTCGCCGCGGCACTTCTGATGGTTTTTCCCGGTTTGGCCAGCACGCTGGCCGGGGTGGCGCTGGCGCTGCCGGTGTTGTTGCGACAATGGACCGCGAGCCGAGCCGTCGGCGGTGCATTGACAAGGGGATAG
- a CDS encoding TRAP transporter solute receptor, TAXI family (PFAM: NMT1/THI5 like~TIGRFAM: TRAP transporter solute receptor, TAXI family), whose protein sequence is MKRLIVVAVASWALAGAAQAQQFFRIGTGGTAGTYYPVGGMIANAVSQPGKIVVTAQASNGSVANVNGIAGGSIESGFSQSDVATWAQKGTGMYEGKPNIPGLRLIANLYPESVHIVVRKGQGIKSPADLKGKRVALDEPGSGTLINARVILAAYGVQESDIKPEYIKPNQAGDKLKDGSLDAFFFTGGAPAGAIAELASGGTGIELVPIDGPQSEGLRMASPFFAVDNIPAGTYKDVGAVKTLAVGAQWVTSDKADANTVYEITKALFSDAAQKTLAAGHAKGKFINKDNAVKGAGIPFHPGAEKFYREAGLIK, encoded by the coding sequence ATGAAGCGTTTGATCGTGGTCGCCGTGGCGTCATGGGCCCTGGCCGGAGCCGCCCAGGCCCAGCAGTTCTTCCGCATCGGCACCGGCGGCACGGCCGGCACCTACTACCCAGTGGGCGGCATGATCGCCAACGCGGTCAGCCAGCCCGGGAAGATCGTGGTCACGGCGCAGGCCAGCAATGGCTCGGTGGCCAATGTGAACGGCATTGCCGGCGGGTCCATCGAAAGCGGCTTCTCGCAAAGCGACGTGGCCACCTGGGCCCAGAAGGGCACCGGCATGTACGAGGGCAAGCCCAACATTCCCGGCCTGCGCCTCATCGCCAACCTGTACCCCGAAAGCGTGCACATCGTGGTGCGCAAGGGGCAAGGCATCAAGAGCCCGGCCGACCTGAAGGGCAAGCGCGTGGCGCTGGACGAGCCCGGCTCGGGCACGCTGATCAACGCGCGCGTCATCCTGGCCGCCTATGGCGTGCAGGAGTCCGACATCAAGCCCGAGTACATCAAGCCCAACCAGGCCGGCGACAAGTTGAAGGACGGATCGCTGGACGCCTTCTTCTTCACCGGCGGGGCGCCCGCGGGCGCGATCGCCGAACTGGCCTCGGGCGGCACCGGCATCGAGCTGGTGCCCATCGACGGCCCGCAGAGCGAAGGCCTGCGCATGGCCAGCCCCTTCTTCGCGGTGGACAACATCCCGGCCGGCACCTACAAGGACGTGGGCGCGGTGAAGACCCTGGCCGTGGGCGCGCAGTGGGTCACCAGCGACAAGGCCGATGCCAACACGGTGTACGAGATCACCAAGGCCTTGTTCAGCGACGCGGCGCAGAAGACCCTGGCCGCCGGCCATGCAAAGGGCAAGTTCATCAACAAGGACAACGCGGTCAAGGGCGCCGGCATTCCCTTCCACCCGGGCGCGGAGAAGTTCTACCGCGAAGCCGGGCTGATCAAGTAG
- a CDS encoding yjeF-like protein (PFAM: YjeF-related protein N-terminus; Carbohydrate kinase~TIGRFAM: yjeF C-terminal region, hydroxyethylthiazole kinase-related; yjeF N-terminal region), producing MSGITPVLPAQVLRAWPLHGVAASRDMEARGLADSAPHALMQAAGQAVARLALAVAPHAQRVWVACGPGNNGGDGLVAATQLHRAGRRVNVTLLGDATRLPADAANALQQAQAAQVPITSTLASPPDADLAIDALLGLGAARAPQGDMALAIAALNALSAPVLAVDLPSGLHAERGQPLGGEAVRATHTLALLGLKPGLFTGRGRDHAGHIWLDSLGQDLNLQTPSAWLWSPTAQTWPLREHQQHKGSFGDVVVLGGAPGMGGAALLAGRAALAAGAGRVLLGALDPTLQGLVDTQGPELMPRTVASLLQVSILSSSTVVCGCGGGQAVRAVLPAVLHHAARLVLDADALNAVAADDHLRRLLHARAGSGRASVVTPHPLEAARLLGCDAAAVQADRLGQAQALAESLQATVVLKGSGSVIASPGQVPAINPTGNARLATAGSGDVLAGWLGGHWSSRHATSPHDVACACAWLHGRAAEGADTRLPLRAADLADAMRGALPSWPA from the coding sequence ATGTCCGGCATCACTCCCGTTCTGCCTGCGCAAGTCCTGAGGGCCTGGCCGCTGCACGGCGTGGCGGCGTCGCGCGACATGGAGGCGCGGGGCCTGGCCGACAGCGCCCCCCATGCGTTGATGCAGGCCGCGGGCCAGGCCGTCGCGCGCCTGGCGCTGGCCGTGGCACCGCACGCGCAGCGCGTGTGGGTGGCCTGCGGGCCGGGCAACAACGGCGGTGACGGTCTGGTGGCCGCCACCCAGCTCCATCGCGCCGGCCGACGCGTGAACGTGACCCTGCTGGGCGACGCCACGCGCCTGCCCGCCGACGCGGCCAACGCTTTGCAGCAGGCCCAGGCGGCGCAGGTGCCCATCACCAGCACGCTTGCCTCGCCGCCCGACGCCGACCTGGCCATCGATGCCCTGCTGGGCCTGGGCGCGGCACGCGCGCCGCAGGGCGACATGGCGCTGGCCATCGCCGCCTTGAATGCCTTGAGCGCCCCGGTGCTGGCGGTGGACCTGCCATCCGGCCTGCACGCCGAGCGCGGCCAGCCGCTGGGCGGCGAAGCCGTGCGCGCCACGCACACGCTGGCGCTGCTGGGCCTGAAGCCGGGCCTGTTCACCGGCCGCGGCCGGGATCACGCGGGCCACATCTGGCTGGACAGCCTGGGCCAGGACCTGAACCTGCAAACGCCCAGCGCATGGCTGTGGTCGCCCACCGCCCAGACCTGGCCGCTGCGCGAACACCAGCAGCACAAGGGCAGCTTCGGTGACGTGGTGGTTCTCGGGGGCGCCCCGGGCATGGGTGGTGCGGCCCTGCTGGCGGGGCGCGCCGCGTTGGCCGCTGGCGCGGGCCGCGTGCTGCTTGGCGCGCTGGACCCCACACTGCAAGGCCTGGTGGACACCCAAGGCCCCGAGTTGATGCCACGCACGGTGGCGTCGCTGCTGCAAGTCAGCATCCTGAGCAGCAGCACCGTGGTGTGCGGCTGCGGTGGTGGCCAGGCCGTGCGCGCGGTGCTGCCGGCCGTGCTGCACCACGCCGCGCGCCTGGTGCTGGACGCCGACGCGCTGAACGCCGTGGCGGCCGACGACCACCTGCGCCGCCTGCTGCACGCACGCGCCGGCAGCGGCCGTGCCAGCGTGGTCACCCCGCACCCGCTGGAAGCCGCGCGGCTGCTGGGCTGCGACGCGGCGGCCGTGCAGGCCGACCGGTTGGGGCAGGCCCAGGCCTTGGCCGAATCGCTGCAGGCCACGGTGGTGTTGAAGGGCTCAGGCAGCGTGATCGCCAGCCCCGGCCAGGTGCCGGCCATCAACCCGACCGGCAACGCGCGCCTGGCCACCGCCGGCAGCGGCGACGTGCTGGCCGGCTGGCTGGGGGGGCACTGGAGCAGCCGACACGCCACGTCGCCCCACGACGTGGCGTGCGCCTGCGCGTGGTTGCACGGCCGGGCCGCAGAAGGCGCAGACACGCGGCTGCCATTGCGCGCCGCCGACCTGGCCGACGCGATGCGCGGCGCGTTGCCGAGCTGGCCCGCCTAA
- a CDS encoding ribonuclease R (PFAM: RNB domain; Ribonuclease B OB domain; S1 RNA binding domain~TIGRFAM: ribonuclease R; VacB and RNase II family 3'-5' exoribonucleases) yields MSEVDGTVLGHRDGHGFVRRDDNEGDIYLSPQEMRAVLHRDRVRVRIVRYDRKGRPEGRVLEILERRKSPIIGRLLLENGAWLVAPEDRRYGQDILIPKNATANATSGQVVAVELTEPPSMHSQPVGRITEVLGEIDDPGMEIEIAVRKFEVPHRFSPETLAQAGALPDKVRPVDKRGRVDLTDVPLVTIDGEDARDFDDAVYCEPFKRGRGKTAFDGWRLIVAIADVSHYVKPGEALDEDAYERATSVYFPRRVIPMLPEKLSNGLCSLNPDVERLCMVCDMLVSATGAIDAYQFFPAVMRSHARMTYNEVAAILTNTRGPEAAKRAPLVPHLVHLHEVFRALLKHRGTRGAVDFDTTETQIICDENGRIEKIVPRTRNDAHRLIEECMLAANVCAAEFIAENSHPALYRVHEGPTPEKRVTLQNYLRSLGIGISVGDDPKPAEFQAIAQATKDRVDAQQIHTMLLRSMQQAIYTAVNAGHFGLAYEAYTHFTSPIRRYPDLLVHRVIKAILQGKRYRLDTGKLEAAPSAKKGAKLQASPAEMEPWEGAGAHCSTNERRADEASRDVEAWLKCKYMREHLGEEFAGTVSAATSFGLFVTLDELYVEGLVHITELGGEYYRFDEVRQELRGERTGVRYSVGTRVRVQVSRVDLDGRKIDFRMVREGDEERLLLKGRKPGSVEPTSPVDKLKDVQVRDREAKAARGKAVESRSRPAGKPARASAKSSRGRARR; encoded by the coding sequence ATGAGCGAGGTCGACGGCACCGTCCTCGGCCACCGCGACGGCCACGGCTTCGTGCGCCGCGACGACAACGAAGGCGACATCTACCTGTCGCCGCAGGAAATGCGCGCCGTGCTGCACCGGGACAGGGTGCGCGTGCGCATCGTGCGTTACGACCGCAAGGGCCGGCCCGAAGGCCGCGTGCTGGAAATCCTGGAACGCCGCAAGTCGCCCATCATCGGCCGGCTGCTGCTGGAAAACGGCGCCTGGCTGGTGGCCCCGGAAGATCGGCGCTACGGCCAGGACATCCTCATCCCCAAGAACGCCACGGCCAACGCCACATCGGGCCAGGTGGTGGCGGTGGAGTTGACCGAGCCGCCGTCCATGCACTCGCAGCCGGTGGGGCGCATCACCGAAGTGCTGGGCGAGATCGACGACCCCGGCATGGAAATCGAAATTGCCGTGCGCAAGTTCGAGGTGCCGCACCGCTTCTCGCCCGAGACCCTGGCCCAGGCCGGCGCGCTGCCCGACAAGGTGCGGCCGGTGGACAAGCGCGGCCGGGTCGATCTGACCGACGTGCCGCTGGTCACCATCGACGGTGAAGACGCACGTGACTTCGACGACGCGGTCTACTGCGAACCCTTCAAGCGCGGCCGTGGCAAGACCGCCTTCGACGGCTGGCGCCTCATTGTTGCCATCGCCGACGTCAGCCACTACGTGAAGCCCGGCGAGGCCTTGGACGAAGACGCGTACGAACGCGCCACGTCGGTGTACTTCCCGCGCCGGGTCATCCCCATGCTGCCGGAGAAGTTGTCCAACGGGCTGTGCTCGCTGAACCCCGATGTGGAGCGGCTGTGCATGGTGTGCGACATGCTGGTGTCGGCCACCGGCGCGATCGACGCCTACCAGTTCTTCCCGGCGGTGATGCGCTCGCACGCGCGCATGACCTACAACGAGGTGGCCGCCATCCTGACCAACACCCGCGGCCCGGAAGCCGCCAAGCGCGCGCCGCTGGTGCCGCACCTGGTGCACCTGCACGAGGTGTTCCGCGCGCTGCTCAAGCACCGCGGCACGCGTGGCGCGGTGGACTTCGACACCACCGAAACCCAGATCATCTGCGACGAGAACGGCCGCATCGAGAAGATCGTGCCGCGCACCCGCAACGACGCGCATCGCCTGATCGAAGAATGCATGCTGGCCGCCAATGTGTGCGCGGCCGAGTTCATTGCCGAGAACTCGCACCCGGCGCTGTACCGAGTGCACGAAGGCCCCACGCCGGAAAAGCGCGTCACGCTGCAGAACTACCTGCGTTCGCTGGGCATCGGCATCTCGGTGGGCGACGACCCCAAGCCGGCCGAGTTCCAGGCCATCGCCCAGGCCACCAAGGACAGGGTGGACGCCCAGCAGATCCACACCATGCTGCTGCGGTCCATGCAGCAGGCCATCTACACCGCGGTGAACGCCGGCCACTTCGGCCTGGCCTACGAGGCCTACACGCACTTCACCAGCCCGATCCGTCGCTACCCGGACCTGCTGGTGCACCGTGTGATCAAGGCCATCCTGCAGGGCAAGCGCTACCGCCTGGACACCGGCAAGCTGGAAGCCGCGCCCAGCGCGAAGAAGGGCGCCAAGTTGCAGGCCAGCCCGGCCGAGATGGAGCCCTGGGAAGGTGCCGGCGCGCACTGCAGCACCAACGAGCGCCGCGCCGACGAAGCCAGCCGCGATGTGGAAGCCTGGCTGAAGTGCAAGTACATGCGCGAGCACCTGGGCGAAGAATTCGCCGGCACGGTGAGCGCGGCCACCAGCTTCGGCCTGTTCGTCACGCTGGACGAGTTGTACGTGGAAGGCCTGGTGCACATCACCGAGCTCGGCGGCGAGTACTACCGCTTCGACGAAGTGCGCCAGGAACTGCGCGGCGAACGCACCGGCGTTCGCTACAGCGTGGGCACGCGCGTGCGGGTGCAGGTGAGCCGGGTGGACCTGGACGGTCGCAAGATCGACTTCCGCATGGTGCGTGAAGGCGATGAAGAACGCCTGCTGCTCAAGGGCCGCAAGCCGGGGTCCGTCGAGCCCACCAGCCCGGTGGACAAGTTGAAGGACGTGCAGGTGCGCGACCGCGAGGCCAAGGCGGCGCGTGGCAAGGCGGTGGAATCGCGTTCGCGCCCGGCCGGCAAGCCAGCCCGGGCTTCGGCCAAGAGCTCGCGCGGGCGCGCCCGGCGTTAG
- a CDS encoding putative phosphoribosyltransferase (PFAM: Phosphoribosyl transferase domain), whose product MLTDDGKHLYVSWDEYHMLIERLALKVANSGWAFDQILCLARGGMRPGDVLSRVFDKPLAIMSTSSYRAEAGTIQGRLDMAKYITMPKGELAGRVLLVDDLADSGHTLKAVVERLRGIPSIAELRSAVIWVKGVSGYVPDYHVEMLPTSPWIHQPFEEYDNLRPDGLAKKFAV is encoded by the coding sequence ATGCTCACCGACGACGGCAAGCACCTGTACGTCTCCTGGGACGAATACCACATGCTGATCGAGCGCCTGGCGCTCAAGGTGGCCAACTCAGGCTGGGCCTTCGACCAGATCCTGTGCCTGGCACGCGGCGGCATGCGCCCGGGCGATGTGCTGTCGCGCGTGTTCGACAAGCCGTTGGCCATCATGAGCACCAGCAGCTACCGCGCCGAGGCCGGCACCATCCAGGGCCGGCTGGACATGGCCAAGTACATCACCATGCCCAAGGGCGAACTGGCGGGCCGCGTGCTGCTGGTGGACGACCTGGCCGACTCGGGCCACACGCTCAAGGCGGTGGTGGAGCGCCTGCGCGGCATCCCTTCGATCGCCGAACTGCGTTCGGCGGTGATCTGGGTGAAGGGCGTGTCGGGCTATGTGCCGGACTACCACGTCGAAATGCTGCCCACGTCACCGTGGATCCACCAGCCTTTCGAGGAATACGACAACCTGCGGCCCGACGGCCTGGCCAAGAAATTTGCCGTCTGA
- a CDS encoding adenylosuccinate synthase (PFAM: Adenylosuccinate synthetase~TIGRFAM: adenylosuccinate synthase), which yields MQAAKTSARGRNVVVVGTQWGDEGKGKVVDWLTDHAQGVVRFQGGHNAGHTLVIKGVKTALQLIPSGIMRDGVACYIGNGVVVDPAHLLSEIQRLEAIGLDVRSRLFLSESCPLILPFHVEVDKAREALRESSGAGKIGTTGKGIGPAYEDKVARRALRVQDLKHPERFAARLRGLLELHNFALAGFLHAKPLDYQPIFDAAMAAAEQLKPLMADVGYRIHSANAQGAKLLFEGAQGTLLDIDHGTYPYVTSSNCVAGNAAAGSGVGPDQLDYILGITKAYTTRVGSGPFPTELDINTAGTVGHHLSSVGQERGTVTGRARRCGWLDAAALKRSVIINGISGLCITKLDVLDGLKEIKVCVGYELRGQRVDILPLDADDIVECQPIYESFPGWEGTTAGLTQWDQLPLNARRYLERVQAHIGAPIDMVSTGPDRDHTILLRHPFRD from the coding sequence ATGCAAGCAGCAAAGACAAGCGCGCGCGGCCGCAACGTGGTGGTGGTGGGGACGCAATGGGGCGACGAAGGCAAAGGCAAGGTCGTGGACTGGCTGACCGACCATGCCCAGGGCGTGGTGCGCTTCCAGGGCGGCCACAACGCGGGCCACACGCTGGTGATCAAGGGCGTGAAGACGGCGCTGCAGCTCATCCCCAGCGGCATCATGCGCGACGGCGTGGCCTGCTACATCGGCAATGGCGTGGTGGTGGACCCGGCGCACCTGCTGTCGGAGATCCAGCGCCTGGAAGCCATCGGCCTGGACGTGCGCTCGCGCCTGTTCCTGAGCGAGAGCTGCCCGCTGATCCTGCCCTTCCACGTGGAAGTGGACAAGGCGCGCGAGGCGCTGCGGGAAAGCAGCGGCGCCGGCAAGATTGGTACCACCGGCAAGGGCATTGGCCCGGCCTATGAAGACAAGGTGGCACGGCGCGCCCTGCGGGTGCAGGACCTGAAGCACCCCGAACGCTTCGCGGCGCGCCTGCGCGGCCTGCTGGAGTTGCACAACTTCGCGCTGGCCGGTTTCCTGCACGCCAAGCCGCTGGACTACCAGCCCATCTTCGACGCGGCCATGGCGGCGGCCGAACAGCTGAAGCCCCTGATGGCCGACGTGGGCTACCGCATCCACAGCGCCAACGCCCAGGGCGCCAAGCTGCTGTTCGAAGGCGCGCAGGGCACGCTGCTGGACATCGACCACGGCACCTACCCCTATGTCACGTCCAGCAACTGCGTGGCGGGCAACGCCGCGGCGGGCTCGGGCGTGGGGCCGGACCAGCTGGACTACATCCTGGGCATCACCAAGGCCTACACCACGCGCGTGGGCTCGGGTCCGTTCCCCACCGAACTGGACATCAACACCGCCGGCACCGTGGGCCACCACCTGTCCAGCGTGGGCCAGGAGCGCGGCACGGTCACCGGCCGCGCACGGCGCTGCGGCTGGCTGGACGCGGCGGCGCTCAAGCGCAGCGTCATCATCAATGGCATTTCCGGCCTGTGCATCACCAAGCTGGACGTGCTGGACGGCTTGAAGGAAATCAAGGTCTGCGTGGGCTATGAGCTTCGCGGCCAGCGCGTGGACATCCTGCCGCTGGACGCCGACGACATCGTGGAATGCCAGCCCATCTACGAATCCTTCCCGGGCTGGGAAGGCACCACGGCGGGCCTGACCCAGTGGGACCAACTGCCGCTGAACGCGCGCCGCTACCTGGAACGCGTGCAGGCCCACATCGGCGCGCCCATCGACATGGTGTCCACCGGCCCCGACCGCGACCACACCATCCTGCTGCGCCACCCCTTCCGCGACTGA
- a CDS encoding ATP phosphoribosyltransferase, regulatory subunit (TIGRFAM: ATP phosphoribosyltransferase, regulatory subunit) → MSSAWLLPEHVADVLPAEARRIEELRRTLLDIAGGYGFELVMPPLLEHLESLLSGTGRELDLHTFKLVDQLSGRTLGVRADATPQVARIDAHLLNRQGVVRLAYCGPVLHTRPQAAHATREPLQLGAEIYGHAGLEADLEVLELALDGLRAAGLGGLVVDMAHAGVLRALLAGAPADASARAELSTALAAKDQERIARLAVDLPAATRDALLKLPRLYGSDEVLAAARELLPRQARIDTALDDLAWLASHVRAAHPDVSLGFDLADMGSYAYYSGARFAVYARSAGSAVARGGRYDEVGAVFGRNRPAVGFSMDLKALAAAVPAQGRRAAVRAPWGEAAGLRAAVRSLRGQGETVVCTLPGHEHEAQEYDCDRELVAAADGQWVLRTL, encoded by the coding sequence ATGAGCTCTGCCTGGCTGCTGCCTGAGCATGTGGCGGACGTGCTGCCCGCCGAGGCCCGGCGCATCGAAGAACTCAGGCGCACGCTGCTGGACATCGCCGGTGGCTACGGCTTCGAACTGGTGATGCCGCCGCTGCTGGAGCACCTGGAGTCCTTGCTGTCGGGCACTGGCCGCGAGTTGGACCTGCACACCTTCAAGCTGGTGGACCAGCTGTCCGGCCGCACCTTGGGCGTGCGCGCCGATGCCACGCCGCAGGTGGCCCGCATCGACGCCCACCTGCTGAACCGCCAGGGCGTGGTGCGCCTGGCCTACTGCGGCCCCGTGTTGCACACCCGCCCCCAGGCCGCGCACGCCACCCGCGAGCCCTTGCAATTGGGCGCTGAAATCTACGGCCACGCCGGCCTGGAGGCCGACCTGGAAGTGCTGGAACTGGCGCTGGACGGTCTGCGGGCCGCCGGGCTGGGTGGCCTGGTGGTGGACATGGCGCACGCCGGCGTGTTGCGCGCCTTGTTGGCGGGCGCACCGGCCGACGCCTCGGCACGGGCCGAGTTGTCCACCGCGCTGGCGGCCAAGGACCAGGAGCGCATTGCCCGCCTGGCGGTCGACTTGCCCGCGGCCACCCGCGATGCCCTGCTGAAGCTGCCCCGGCTGTACGGCAGCGACGAGGTGCTGGCGGCAGCGCGCGAATTGCTGCCGCGCCAGGCGCGCATCGACACCGCACTGGACGATCTGGCCTGGCTGGCTAGCCACGTTCGCGCGGCCCACCCGGATGTCTCGCTGGGCTTCGACCTGGCGGACATGGGCAGCTACGCCTACTACAGCGGCGCGCGCTTTGCGGTCTATGCCCGTTCGGCGGGTTCCGCCGTGGCGCGCGGCGGGCGCTATGACGAGGTGGGCGCGGTGTTCGGGCGCAACCGCCCGGCGGTGGGTTTCAGCATGGACCTGAAGGCACTGGCCGCGGCCGTTCCCGCGCAAGGCCGCCGCGCCGCCGTGCGTGCGCCCTGGGGCGAAGCCGCGGGCCTTCGCGCGGCCGTTCGCAGCCTGCGCGGGCAGGGCGAAACCGTGGTGTGCACGCTGCCCGGCCACGAGCACGAAGCCCAGGAATACGACTGCGACCGCGAACTGGTGGCCGCTGCCGACGGGCAATGGGTGCTGCGCACGCTGTGA
- a CDS encoding hypothetical protein (PFAM: Uncharacterized protein conserved in bacteria (DUF2065)), protein MSDWVLGAMALMLVFEGLLPFLSPTTWRQVFERAMRLSDGQLRFLGLSSMLLGLLVLALLG, encoded by the coding sequence ATGAGCGATTGGGTGCTCGGCGCCATGGCGCTGATGCTGGTCTTCGAGGGCCTGCTTCCCTTCCTGAGCCCCACCACCTGGCGCCAGGTGTTCGAGCGTGCCATGCGCTTGAGCGACGGACAATTGCGCTTCCTGGGTCTGTCCAGCATGCTGCTGGGCTTGCTGGTGCTGGCGCTGCTGGGTTGA